A genomic segment from Desulfurispirillum indicum S5 encodes:
- the greA gene encoding transcription elongation factor GreA translates to MDRIPMTKTGLENLRKELEHLKKNERHQVKEEIAVARAHGDLKENAEYHAAREKQSFIEGRIAELEDKVLRAEVIDPSTLASDKVLFGSQVTLLNLETDSEVVYTVVGDDEADYKSNLIAVSSPLAQSLIGKRVGDEVVVNAPKGAVEYEILKIGQ, encoded by the coding sequence ATGGATCGAATTCCCATGACCAAAACCGGCCTGGAAAATCTCAGAAAAGAGCTGGAGCACCTCAAAAAAAATGAACGCCATCAGGTGAAGGAAGAAATCGCCGTTGCCCGCGCCCATGGTGACTTGAAAGAAAACGCCGAATACCATGCCGCCCGTGAAAAGCAGTCTTTTATTGAGGGGCGCATCGCTGAGCTTGAAGACAAAGTGCTGCGGGCCGAGGTCATCGACCCGTCCACCCTGGCTAGCGACAAGGTCCTCTTCGGTTCACAGGTCACTCTGCTGAACCTGGAAACTGACAGCGAAGTGGTATACACGGTTGTCGGCGACGACGAAGCTGACTATAAAAGCAATCTGATTGCCGTTTCGAGCCCACTGGCCCAGAGCCTTATCGGAAAACGCGTCGGGGACGAAGTGGTCGTCAACGCGCCCAAAGGCGCCGTGGAGTACGAAATCCTGAAGATCGGTCAGTAA
- the xseA gene encoding exodeoxyribonuclease VII large subunit — protein sequence MLPSVESTSVYSVCAFLTRVRFGLKREFRNIRVRGEVFACNGSAAGHLYITLKEGNESLQVAYFRNHHHGLAKISRGDLVECQGYVDIYNSTFQMVASRVEVQGDGRLFEAFAKLKAELEKKGYFDKIHKKAIPAFPQRIALITSESGAALQDILSTASDVLYCLDITIHHVSVQGQVAVGQICEAIAAAQSADYDLLVLCRGGGSALDLQPFNSQEIAEAIFRSRLPVISAVGHETDLSICDLVADLRVETPTAFGHLLATPFRQIQERLRRAQQRMTWLQQNQLTRNTAILERHERDITLALRRTLDRSTFGLESLSAKLDKILERRVTHLQQKTEYLGNHLHRLSPQSRVEHLEHQCSLLRHRLENRMQASLDISQHRLGRCCDLLETLSPRKVLQRGYSVLLQADGTVAHNARDLHPGEPLTGILHRGTLKLTITHILEDTDGSNSHDQNRPGKSQKRAGAPQKK from the coding sequence ATGCTGCCATCCGTTGAATCCACCAGTGTCTACAGCGTCTGCGCTTTCCTCACCCGGGTACGCTTCGGCCTGAAGCGCGAATTCCGCAACATACGGGTCAGGGGAGAAGTGTTTGCCTGCAATGGCTCAGCGGCCGGTCATCTGTACATCACCCTCAAGGAAGGCAATGAGTCTCTCCAGGTGGCCTACTTCCGCAACCACCACCACGGCCTGGCAAAAATTTCCCGGGGAGACCTGGTGGAATGTCAGGGCTATGTGGATATCTATAACAGTACGTTTCAAATGGTTGCCAGCCGCGTAGAGGTGCAGGGGGATGGCAGACTCTTCGAAGCTTTTGCAAAACTCAAAGCCGAGCTTGAAAAAAAAGGCTACTTTGATAAGATACATAAGAAAGCCATCCCGGCTTTCCCACAAAGAATCGCGTTAATTACCAGTGAATCGGGTGCCGCGCTGCAGGATATTCTGTCAACGGCATCCGATGTTTTGTATTGTCTGGACATCACCATCCACCATGTCAGCGTCCAGGGACAGGTGGCGGTTGGCCAAATATGCGAGGCCATCGCAGCCGCACAGTCAGCAGACTACGACCTGCTGGTACTGTGTCGTGGTGGAGGCTCAGCCCTTGACCTGCAGCCGTTTAACAGCCAGGAGATTGCCGAAGCGATTTTCCGCAGCAGGCTGCCTGTCATCTCGGCTGTCGGCCATGAAACTGACCTCAGCATCTGTGATCTGGTGGCAGATCTGCGTGTGGAAACCCCTACGGCTTTTGGCCACCTGCTGGCAACCCCATTTCGCCAGATCCAGGAGAGACTGCGACGAGCACAGCAGCGCATGACCTGGCTACAACAGAATCAGCTGACCCGCAACACAGCGATTCTGGAGCGCCACGAACGCGATATCACCCTGGCTCTGCGCAGAACACTGGACCGCAGCACATTTGGCCTGGAATCCCTGTCTGCCAAACTCGATAAAATTCTGGAGAGACGTGTGACACACCTGCAGCAGAAAACGGAATACCTGGGGAATCACCTGCACCGCCTGAGCCCCCAAAGCAGGGTCGAACACCTGGAACACCAGTGTTCCCTGCTGCGTCACCGGCTGGAAAACCGGATGCAAGCCTCGCTGGATATATCGCAGCACCGCCTGGGGCGCTGCTGCGATCTTCTGGAAACCCTTTCGCCACGAAAAGTCCTGCAACGGGGCTACAGCGTGCTGCTGCAAGCCGACGGAACCGTGGCACATAACGCCCGCGATCTGCATCCGGGCGAACCCCTGACAGGTATCCTGCACCGGGGCACATTGAAACTTACGATTACGCATATTCTGGAGGATACTGATGGATCGAATTCCCATGACCAAAACCGGCCTGGAAAATCTCAGAAAAGAGCTGGAGCACCTCAAAAAAAATGA
- the hemG gene encoding protoporphyrinogen oxidase, giving the protein MTERIAIIGGGLSGLGTAYYLHQGAPDARITVFEAAPRTGGKIQTSRGEFTCESGPNGFLDSRPEIVQLSHELGLTATLLPANANSARRFIYSSARLNEIHAHPLKFMASPLLSPLGKLRLCLEHFAPKPRAEDETLEEFGCRKLGREAFERLIDPMASGVYAGNPAHMSVRSCFPRIYQMERQYGSLTRALFAIKKEKKQQGETSSGPAGPAGLLTSFKGGLYEMIEALQEQCGATIRTNCPVLNLTCSQDSQWEVWTSAGKETFDAVVCATPAWDSADILHSGFAELAGKLRAIQSSPISVVALAYDTPSLSGVDTNGFGFLVPGREGRKLLGSLWSSSIFQHRAPAGTFLTQCMVGGARQPELALLDDDALVQLVRDELRITMGIAAEPIYRKIFRWDAGIPQYNMGHSQILSDIEELRRHTPRLYFTGNSYRGISVNDCVVDARSISELLLREGRTP; this is encoded by the coding sequence ATGACTGAACGTATTGCCATTATCGGCGGCGGCCTCAGCGGCCTTGGTACCGCCTATTACCTGCATCAGGGTGCACCGGATGCCAGGATTACCGTTTTCGAAGCCGCACCCAGAACCGGCGGAAAGATACAGACATCCCGCGGGGAGTTCACCTGTGAGTCCGGGCCCAACGGCTTCCTGGACAGTCGACCGGAGATCGTCCAGCTCAGCCACGAGCTGGGACTGACCGCAACCTTGCTTCCCGCCAACGCCAACAGCGCCCGCCGCTTTATCTATTCCAGCGCCAGGCTCAATGAAATCCACGCTCACCCGCTGAAGTTCATGGCAAGTCCGCTGCTGAGCCCCCTTGGCAAGCTGCGCCTGTGCCTGGAGCACTTTGCCCCCAAGCCACGGGCTGAGGATGAGACCCTGGAGGAATTCGGCTGCCGCAAGCTCGGTCGCGAAGCCTTTGAGCGGCTGATCGACCCCATGGCCAGCGGTGTCTATGCCGGAAACCCCGCGCACATGAGCGTCAGATCCTGCTTCCCGAGAATCTACCAGATGGAGCGGCAGTATGGTTCCCTGACCCGCGCCCTCTTTGCCATTAAGAAAGAGAAAAAGCAGCAGGGTGAAACATCCTCCGGCCCGGCAGGGCCCGCCGGACTGCTGACCTCCTTCAAGGGTGGACTTTACGAAATGATAGAAGCCCTGCAGGAGCAGTGTGGAGCCACCATCCGCACCAACTGCCCTGTGCTCAACCTCACCTGCTCCCAGGACAGTCAGTGGGAAGTCTGGACTTCCGCCGGTAAAGAGACCTTTGACGCCGTCGTATGCGCCACGCCAGCCTGGGACAGCGCCGACATCCTGCACTCCGGCTTCGCCGAGCTGGCCGGGAAGCTCAGGGCAATTCAATCGTCCCCCATTTCCGTTGTGGCTCTGGCCTATGATACGCCTTCCTTATCCGGCGTGGACACCAACGGCTTTGGCTTTCTGGTGCCAGGACGGGAAGGACGCAAACTGCTGGGTTCCCTGTGGAGCAGTTCCATCTTCCAGCATCGCGCCCCGGCAGGCACCTTCCTGACCCAGTGCATGGTGGGCGGAGCCCGCCAGCCTGAGCTGGCGCTATTGGATGACGATGCTCTGGTGCAGCTGGTGCGCGACGAACTCCGCATCACCATGGGCATTGCCGCAGAGCCCATCTACCGCAAAATCTTCCGCTGGGATGCCGGAATCCCCCAGTATAACATGGGCCACAGCCAGATACTCAGTGACATTGAAGAGCTGCGTCGCCACACACCTCGGCTGTACTTCACCGGTAACTCATACCGTGGTATCTCCGTCAACGACTGCGTTGTGGACGCGCGCAGCATAAGCGAGCTGCTGCTGCGCGAAGGCAGGACTCCCTGA
- the hemH gene encoding ferrochelatase: protein MKTGVVLLNMGGPSSLEQVLPFLTGLFNDPRILGIRNGLVRKALASYIISRRLPTAISHYELIGGKSPLLEHTEKLAPKVEQELAQLGIEAMVAAGMRYLEPRTPATVQQLVEKGCSRIIGFSMYPHYSLSTTGSSVEDFQQATQDIQGVQTHLVESYPDERFYIAAMRQKIDQALQKCQHKPLLLFCAHSLPEKLIRSGDPYRDHIYRTVQALLEFYPDYAHDVVFQSRATRGKWLEPDIDHRLPELVDEGHENMLVVPVSFTCDNVETVYELEMEHRELAGVVGVKEYAVVECLNDSDLFAHAIAHMISRELNHD, encoded by the coding sequence ATGAAAACAGGAGTCGTACTGCTGAATATGGGAGGCCCGTCTTCCCTGGAGCAGGTACTGCCTTTTCTGACCGGCCTTTTTAACGACCCGCGCATCCTTGGAATACGCAATGGCCTGGTGCGCAAGGCCCTGGCCAGCTACATCATATCCCGTCGCCTGCCTACGGCCATCAGCCACTATGAGCTCATCGGCGGCAAGAGCCCCCTGCTGGAGCACACGGAAAAGCTCGCCCCCAAGGTGGAACAGGAGCTGGCACAGCTGGGCATTGAGGCCATGGTGGCTGCGGGCATGCGTTATCTGGAGCCCCGCACACCGGCAACGGTACAGCAGCTGGTGGAAAAGGGCTGCTCGCGGATAATCGGTTTCAGCATGTACCCCCACTACAGCCTCTCCACCACGGGCAGCAGCGTGGAAGACTTCCAGCAGGCGACACAGGACATTCAGGGCGTCCAAACCCACCTGGTGGAATCCTACCCTGACGAGCGTTTCTATATCGCTGCCATGCGTCAGAAAATCGATCAGGCGCTGCAGAAATGCCAGCACAAGCCCCTGCTGCTCTTCTGCGCCCACTCCCTGCCGGAAAAGCTTATCCGCAGTGGCGACCCCTATCGCGACCACATTTACCGCACGGTTCAGGCGCTGCTGGAGTTCTACCCCGACTACGCCCACGATGTGGTCTTCCAGAGCCGCGCCACCCGTGGCAAGTGGCTGGAGCCGGATATCGACCACCGCCTGCCCGAGCTGGTGGATGAGGGGCATGAAAACATGCTGGTGGTGCCCGTCAGCTTCACCTGTGACAATGTTGAAACCGTTTACGAACTTGAGATGGAGCACCGGGAACTGGCCGGAGTGGTGGGCGTCAAGGAGTATGCTGTCGTCGAGTGCCTGAATGACTCTGACCTGTTCGCCCACGCTATTGCCCACATGATCAGCCGGGAGCTCAACCATGACTGA